The Myripristis murdjan chromosome 8, fMyrMur1.1, whole genome shotgun sequence genomic sequence cctctactatcatgtccgatggcaaaccaatagggggcgccaccgactagtgtcaaaacatggaaaaaacatgatttcactatcttaagaaaaaaaaaattaaaatctgaccattcaggcgttcttcccacacccaaaaactttgattaagattgcaaaattagtgatcaccacttcatataatagacataacatgttagaactacaaaagctatggcgcaggacagctctgtgtgttgcaagtctgcacgaattgtagttctggtacccctcttccgggttaggataaacattgtgaatttaggtttaaaaaccatacatacggtagtttttcaacagcaaaagcataaccttaacatgtagcccatgtttataccacgagtaaagatgtgttatgaaaaaatatatatatatttatagactatataaatctttagtgctatttttgacgtgtttcgacgggttttccacccgctctgtttcgctgactgaaagggttgtgttcaatggcgtaacatatcagcacattatcaactttcatgcactttattagattttattgactttattgatgaaagctgtcaattcagacacgtcgctgataaacactaggattatgggtaatgtagtgcttctccgtgatatgatatcgcaaataaaacgtgttttcttaaaataaagttgatattatacgggacttgtggacacatgccatcgttacacatcctcatagctcgtggtaagtctgccttgggtggttacaacgttatggctaataatcagaccttttttcagaataccgattaaatttgcacttccgggatctatgaaccaccacccacggcgtgacgtctttgaagccgagaagccgggagtcaccaggtagcatgaagcgcgttgccttggtaacgccggtgtttttcagattaaaataaaatttcgttcattgatttcaaaaaggcttaaaatgtgatttttgtggactagaaaaatatgaaaatgatgacattataaactatacagtggcggttctgcctatgtgccgccctaggcgaaattactggcttgcgcccttccatactactcctaccggccatggcaccaggcgggccgaccgcggcactgaccgctcacctgtcagatcccgcagacctgaccgggtgggcacggtaccagccggtgccgcggccgacccgcctgatgcaggccggtggcttttttattcaaacaagattttgtccatataaaaagtagcctattttccaaaaaatggtcttgaaaaagaggggtcatcttaaaatcagggtcgtcttttatgcgggtcaatatggcaGGCCttgtctagaaaactggcgattttttattttttattttattattttattttgattaaatttgcacttccgggatctatgaactaccacccacgtgaaattgactttcagtggacagcgtttgcgtggtggccatacgacacggatcctaattgactttcagtggacgctgtttctgtggtggccacacataattataacaggttatgtgccaggagcacgcaatgcgttgttaagaggtcgtgctcatttcacggatttctgtgagatcaggttggatTTTCACCAGGAAAATGTACATTCCCTGCATTTACagcaaaaattatttgttttgttatatttcTTCTTAATTCTCTCAGAAAGTCCTGCTGCAGTATACCAACAGAAACTCAAATCTCATCTGAGGCAAAGGTTTCAGTGcttgtttgaggggattgccaaagcaggaaacccaacacttctgaatcagatctacacagagctgtacatcacagagggagggagcagagaggcCAGTGATGAACATGAAGTGAGAAAGATTGAAGCAGCATCCAGGAGACCAGTGAGACCAGAAACACCgatcaaatgtgaagacatctttaaacctttacctggaagagatggaccaattagaacagtgatgacaaagggagtggctggcattgggaaaacagtcttaacacagaagttcactctggactgggctgaaggcAAAGCCAACAAGGACATACAGTTTctgtttccattcactttcagagagctgaatctgctgaaagggaaaaagttcagcttggtgcaacttcttcatcacttctttactgagaccaaagaagcaggaatcagtgggtttgagcagttccaggttgtgttgatctttgacggtctggatgagtgtcgacttcctctggacttcaagaacaaccagatcctgactgatgtaaCAGAGTCAACCTCAGTGGAcattctgctgacaaacctcatcaggGGGaaactgcttccctctgctcgcctctggataaccacacgacctgcagcggccaatcagatccctcctgggggtgttgacatggtgacagaggtgagaggcttcaatgacccacagaaggaggaatatttcaggaagagattcagagatgaggagcaggccagcagaatcatctcccacatgaAGATGTCACAAAGTGtgcacatcatgtgccacatcccactcttctgctggatcactgctacagttctggagcatgTGTTTAAAACTAGTGAGGGAgaagacctgcccaagaccctgactgagatgtacatccacttcctgctggttcagaccaAACTGGGGAatgtcaagtatcatgggagaacCGAGACAGATCCTCTCTGGAGtacagagaccagggagatgatcctgtctctgggaaaactggcttttgagcagctggagaaaggcaacgtGATCTTCTATGAATCCGACCTGGCACAGTGTGGCATTGATgtcagagcagcttcagtgtactcaggagtgttcacacagatcttcaaagaggagcgtgggctgcacGAGAGCCAGGTTTTCTGCTTTGTCCATCTGAGCATTCaagagtttctggctgctctttatgtctctctgtcactcataAACTCTGGTGTCAATCttctgagaaaaacacagaaattacgAAAGAAATCTAAAATAAAGGACTTCTATCGGAGCGCTGTGAACAAGGCTTTAAAGAGTctaaatggacacctggacttgttcctccgcttcctcctgggtctttcactggaGACCAACCAGACTCTTCTCcaaggcctgctgacacagcCAGGAAATGGCTCACAGACcgatcaggaaacagtccagtacatcaaggagaagattagggagaatccctctccagagagaagcatcaacctgttccactgtctgaatgagctaaATGACCATTCTTTAATGgcggagatccaacagtacctgagatcaggtattgtctccacagacaaactgtcccctgctcagtggtcagctctggtcttcatcttactgacaTCAGAAGAAAATCTGGACGTGTTTGatctgaagaaatactctgcctcagaggaggctcttctgaggctgctgccagtggtcaaagcctgcAGTAAATCTTTGTACGTGCATAGATTAAAAACCTTgtacaagacagaaaaaatatatattaaatttaatccaaaaatatacattcagctattttgtttctttaccACTAATGTTTCCTCAGGCTGGGTCGCTGTAATGtgacagagagaagctgtgcagctctggcctccattctcagctcccagtcctctaatctgagagagctggacctgagtaacaatgagctgcaggattcaggaactaagctgctctctgctggattGGAGGGTCCATACTGTAGACTGGAGACTATCAGGTCAGTATTTCCAAACCAGCAATATTAGACCCTGCAAGCTGAACACTGGGATTCAAGAGTCATTCAAGAGTCATTCAGAAAAGTTGAATTTCACTGGAACAGAAAACTGCAAAAGCAGTGTTCTTCTCAAACGGTGTTACATACACAGCCATTAAAATGGTCACAttaaatttatgtttgtttttctatctgTACATTTCTTTGAAGGCTGACTGATTGTAAGTTGTCAGAGAGAAGCAGTGCAGCCCTGGCCTCAGCTCTAAGCTCCAgatcctctagtctgagagagctggacctgagtaacaacgacCTGCAAGATTCAGGAGTGAAgttgctctctgctggactgtgGAGTCCACTGTGCAGGCTGGAGTCTCTCAGGTCAGGATATagtgtgtttctgttcatgCAGTTTTCAAGTGGTGATTACATTAAGTCCTACTATTAGAATTCATTCTTGTTAAACTGGGTATGAACACCTTGTGTTGCAGCTGGATATCCATGCACAGTGACTTTGTTTATGGAGTTGACACAGAATCAGATGATAGTTTTGCAAACTTTTTAGGCACTTAGAGGGAAGTAGAAAGTATATGCATGTAGTATctggaataaacagaaataaCCATGTGCGGTTTCACAAAGTCAAAGCCTACTGTGTGAttttataattaaataataCCTAAATGTGCCCCACTAGCATAATAGTAATATATTTTACCACATTacacattttggaaataaagATGATATGTACAATTCATTTCCTTTAAACACAGCACGGCAATATATGTAAAACATAAGTCACAAAGTTATCTATATTCACCTCGTCTACCTGAATACATTTCCAGCCTATATGCTAGCTTGTTTGGCCTTTACAGGCAGAAACATTAACTTGCTTCCAGAGTCAGCAGCTCCCCCTACTGGCCACACACAGGGCAGTGCTTTAAGTCTCTGAGGGAATTCAGCACTTTGGAGTCCCTGCTGATGAAAACACTAGAAATGACTTTTAAGATTGGTTGGAAGGGAGACACAGTCGTTAGTATTGCAGCCTGACAACAGCAAGGTCCTGCGTTTGAATGCCACTGTCCTTTTTGCATGGAGTTTGTATGTACCtcctatgtttgtgtgtgtttcttcctaTAGTCCAAActcatgcaggtcaggtgaattgaaGATGTTAAACTGCCCATTCCCCATGGTATTTCTTGGCCCTCTACCCAACATGGGCTGGGATAGGCTACTGCCACCTCATGATCCTGAGCAGGAATAAGGAGGATAGGAGGAGTAGGAATAGAAAATGGATGATTCGGAAAATTCTGTCATGAATTCACAAATAACTCAAAGCACATCAGAACATGGGGTGGGCTATTTGTATTTGTGGCTGTTACAGTTTTATGTGCATTCTACTTTATATTCCAATTAAAATTAGAGTACTGTACCAATGATAAAATCTTATCTTATTCTGTCTGTTGGTTCATAGGTTGTCGGGCTGTATGATcacagagagaggctgtgctgctctggcctcagctctgagctccaacccctcgcatctgagagagctggacctgagctacaatcatccaggagactcaggagtgaagctgctctctgctggactggaggatccaacctggagattGGACAagctcaggtatggagagacttGCTGCCAGGCAGCTCCTTACAGAGAGCCTCAAGGTggtgactgttttctctgtcagatCTTGAAGCTATGTAGTGTTGTTTAAAGATGAGTTTCCCTTGTGCACAACAGAGGCTGATCTATATTCATAATTTCAGGGTATGTAATTAGGCCCCAGTGATGTTGAATTGACATATTACTTTCAGAGATGTTTAGAAAGTTCTCCTCTGCCAGAATGGTTATTGAGTGAGAACACAGGACAAACAATCCAGTGTAGATAACCTGGAATGCTGCACATACAATTTTCTGTATTGTATATgtgttcagtgtcatttttcagacaggaaaaaaaaaaaaaaaaaaaaaacgttcctGATACTCatact encodes the following:
- the LOC115363270 gene encoding NACHT, LRR and PYD domains-containing protein 12-like — translated: MDLPDESKGGRPVCESTLSEEYDGQTKAKSSVQQERSDSPEPEHSCVSMRSDCSMIVPVHFKDKQSSENGMQQKRPDSPEPSCVSMKSDCSRKSPIEFKHGHPFETSFHERPEVSSSQSAQNHQIDLVSIFMLLEANIVTFVKNELKKYQRILSQDHLEYLDMQREDEMVVDREVEEKGKGSREALLEITLHFLRRMKQEELADSLQRKSPAAVYQQKLKSHLRQRFQCLFEGIAKAGNPTLLNQIYTELYITEGGSREASDEHEVRKIEAASRRPVRPETPIKCEDIFKPLPGRDGPIRTVMTKGVAGIGKTVLTQKFTLDWAEGKANKDIQFLFPFTFRELNLLKGKKFSLVQLLHHFFTETKEAGISGFEQFQVVLIFDGLDECRLPLDFKNNQILTDVTESTSVDILLTNLIRGKLLPSARLWITTRPAAANQIPPGGVDMVTEVRGFNDPQKEEYFRKRFRDEEQASRIISHMKMSQSVHIMCHIPLFCWITATVLEHVFKTSEGEDLPKTLTEMYIHFLLVQTKLGNVKYHGRTETDPLWSTETREMILSLGKLAFEQLEKGNVIFYESDLAQCGIDVRAASVYSGVFTQIFKEERGLHESQVFCFVHLSIQEFLAALYVSLSLINSGVNLLRKTQKLRKKSKIKDFYRSAVNKALKSLNGHLDLFLRFLLGLSLETNQTLLQGLLTQPGNGSQTDQETVQYIKEKIRENPSPERSINLFHCLNELNDHSLMAEIQQYLRSGIVSTDKLSPAQWSALVFILLTSEENLDVFDLKKYSASEEALLRLLPVVKACSKSLLGRCNVTERSCAALASILSSQSSNLRELDLSNNELQDSGTKLLSAGLEGPYCRLETIRLTDCKLSERSSAALASALSSRSSSLRELDLSNNDLQDSGVKLLSAGLWSPLCRLESLRLSGCMITERGCAALASALSSNPSHLRELDLSYNHPGDSGVKLLSAGLEDPTWRLDKLSVDHGGVQRLKSGLRKYTCDLTLDPNTANRKLLLSEDNRKVTAVREEQPYLDHPERFYCWEQVLCGNALTGRCYWEVEWKGQVSIGVTYRGIRRRGEGTDCCLGFNKKSWSLFCSDNRCIAFHDHKETDIRIPASSVSSRVAVYLDWSAGSLSFYRVSSDAPIHLHTFTCTFTEPLYPAFRVWLDGSSVCLAQMEE